In the Natronobacterium texcoconense genome, one interval contains:
- a CDS encoding universal stress protein translates to MLIVAAVDRSDRAVTVVTRAAELADRYDAELHVVHVGDPTVDFTDVSEEALRTREAGAVNEIVENVQRNAAEVATNAANQVPGLEEFEAVGLVGEPAEVIRAYADEHDAEYIVVSGRKRRALGQALFGSVSQSLLLNADCPVVSVPHDATNL, encoded by the coding sequence ATGCTAATCGTCGCAGCAGTCGACCGATCGGACCGGGCAGTGACGGTCGTCACGCGGGCAGCGGAGCTGGCCGACCGGTACGACGCGGAGTTACACGTCGTCCACGTCGGCGACCCGACCGTCGACTTCACCGACGTCTCCGAAGAAGCACTCCGAACACGAGAGGCAGGAGCCGTCAACGAAATCGTCGAGAACGTTCAACGGAACGCAGCCGAAGTCGCGACGAACGCCGCGAACCAGGTGCCGGGACTCGAGGAGTTCGAAGCCGTCGGACTGGTCGGCGAGCCAGCCGAAGTCATCAGGGCCTACGCCGACGAACACGACGCCGAATACATCGTCGTCAGCGGCCGGAAGCGGCGAGCACTGGGACAGGCGCTGTTCGGCAGCGTTAGTCAATCACTCCTGTTGAACGCCGACTGTCCGGTGGTCTCGGTGCCACACGACGCGACGAACCTCTAA